The DNA region TGATGGCTCTCCGCCCCTATTCGGCCGCTTCCATCGCCTCAAGCCGGCCGTATCCGCGCCGGTGTGGATCCCGGTAGAGGAAGATCTTTCCGAGCACCTCGATCATCTCCAGCCAGGCCTGGAACGTTGCGGGAGACTGCAGGTCCCGGGACGTCGGCTGAAACTTGCTCGACCAGCCGCCGCTATACATGCGGCAGGTCGAACAGTCGACGTCGGACGTTCCGCACTTGGCCGATTTGGGCTGGAGATTGGCGCCGTAATACTTCATCGCGCCAATCATTCGCGACCCGCAATGGGTCGCGATGCCGGAATCAGGATCGATATCGTAGAGCGGCCCCGGGCGGGTTGCCCATGCATTGTACGCTTTCGAGTAGACGATGGTGTCCGGGTAGTTCTCCATCAGGGACTCGACCTTGTCGCGGGTACGTTCCAGATCGTCGGCCGAGAAGCACGGCGTATGGCCCGGCGCGCTGACGCGGAAATACCGGCCGTCATGGGGCGCGCCGGCTGCGAGCTTGGCGAGATAGGTCGTCGTGGGCGAGTACATGTTGAAGGTCAGCGGCAGGCCATGGTCCCGGCACATCTGCGCGACGCTCGCCACCGTATCGAGATTCCAGGGCGACAGGGTGAACAGCATGATCGCGCGAGGATCGCCCTCATAGTTCCGGAAGGCTTTCCGGAAGACCGAGGCCCCGCGCAGGGTCCGGTCGGTCGCATCGTCGCCGGCCCAGAGCGATACCCCGATGCGATAGGGCACATCGGGGTGGATGGCGATGGTGCCGTTCGTTCCGATATTGCCGTACGGGAACATGGGCGCGGCCGCCAGCAGGCGTTCCTGGTGCAGCGCCGGCTCGGCCCCCACGAAGTAGGCCATGGTGACGCCGCGCGCCGCCTCCTCGGC from Marinicauda algicola includes:
- a CDS encoding radical SAM protein, with the translated sequence MPEPETGHARLRDQRALHARVHELAHTSADLSARYKAAKQIIRAFRKPAFYEVTQRCNLFCEGCYYFEGGLGEVVRETADTTAWKRFYAEEAARGVTMAYFVGAEPALHQERLLAAAPMFPYGNIGTNGTIAIHPDVPYRIGVSLWAGDDATDRTLRGASVFRKAFRNYEGDPRAIMLFTLSPWNLDTVASVAQMCRDHGLPLTFNMYSPTTTYLAKLAAGAPHDGRYFRVSAPGHTPCFSADDLERTRDKVESLMENYPDTIVYSKAYNAWATRPGPLYDIDPDSGIATHCGSRMIGAMKYYGANLQPKSAKCGTSDVDCSTCRMYSGGWSSKFQPTSRDLQSPATFQAWLEMIEVLGKIFLYRDPHRRGYGRLEAMEAAE